A window of Strigops habroptila isolate Jane chromosome 5, bStrHab1.2.pri, whole genome shotgun sequence genomic DNA:
CGTTCGGACTCCAGGGTCAGGATTACAAAGCAGGCTATGGCACATCACAACAGTAGCCCAGGAGCTATCTGGCAGAGCCCAGCCGGTCCTGTGGCTGAGGTTTCTAAAAGTGTACAGCCTCAATTAACTCTATGGGTTCAGCTTCCTGTCACCTCCTTGAAAATCCCAGCTCAGGGCTTGCAGCAGTGGTTAAGAAGCAGACCCATCTGCCTGTGCAAGAACAGTATCCAGGAGATAGCACATACTGTTACAACACTTGAATTCTGTtggttaaaaaaagcaaaattatctTGAGGGAGAATCAATAAGAAGCTTCTCACAAGGAATTAAGAGATGTCAAAATCATCCACTCTTAGAGCTAAAATCAGGAGGCTGGATTATATTTCTGATAAACCTTGTGATGGCCATATTAGCCACCCAGAGGGAGACATTAGTGCTTCATGGGCACTGGAGCTCTTCCAGGACGGGGAAGCAGGAAATTTGGACTGCAGTTCCCATGACCTATCACAGCTGTGTAAAAGCTGAAGAATGCTGAAAtgattctgaattattttagaCTTTTTCAAATTGTCCCATGTTATCCCTCCTGAGGATATGAGCCTGAATGTTTGCATGGTGATTGTCTCAAGGAAATGTGGGTTCTGGCTGCAATCACAAATGCATTTCACAAATTAACTCTCATAAGATGTTTTAATGTTGGCTTTATGCACCTAATATGCCTTTTTACGTTGATGTTTAGCTCAGCTGAAGGTAAATGCAGCTCCATAATGTGTCTTCTGCTCAGTTCTGGATCAGAACCTTGCAAATcccaatttttttccccaaatgtgTTTTAATCCAGGTTTCCTGAATCACCACTCTACTGTGTGTAGATGTTCAAGATACTGCACTGAGTTAAATGATGAATTTAAGGTGTTTTTAAATCCATGGAACAACCTTACAAAGAGTAAAACCAGTCATAATTCAATAGAGTTGCACAGAAGCAAAGGCTTCCATTTTATGATCTAACAAACTATATAAATGGAAGTTGCAGAATATACACAGAATCCCTGGTGTTTCCTTCCCTGTCTTTCCCCACCCCCTTTTGACTAATTTCTTGTAGCATAACTAagcaatcttttttctttttcctttgcagataTACCCAGATCTTCCACAGCCAAACAGAacagataaaacattttttagatTGGCTCCAGAAAACCCAGATTCTTTTTGACTATCACCTTTTTGGATAAATATTTTGGGGTTCAGGATGAATAAGACAAGGGCTGTTAATgatggttttcctttcctgagcAGTAAGAACTCAAGCTCAAACCGAAGCTTCCCTGTGCACATTTCTAATCAGTGCAGGAACATCACTGACCTTACTGTCTTTCTGGCCACTTCTTACAGCTTGGAGACTGTCCTAGGCATTGTGGGAAACATCTGTCTGATTGCTGTCATTgccaggcagaaggaaaaggccAATGTCACCAACATCCTAATTTCCAACTTAATAATTTCAGACTTGTTTATGTGTCTTGTCTGTCTGCCTTTCACCGTTGTTTACACCATGATGGACTACTGGATATTTGGGGAAGTCATGTGCAAAATGACTTCTTTCATTCAGTGCACATCTGTGACAGTGTCAATTCTTTCCCTTGTCCTTATTGCTTTGGAAAGGCATCAGCTCATCATAAACCCAACTGGCTGGAGGCCAAGTATCTCCCAAGCTTATTTAGGAATTGGAGTCATTTGGACTTTGGCATGTCTGATGTCCCTGCCCTTTTTGACCACATCCATCTTGTCTAATGATTTGTATGAGCAGCTCTCACACATCATGAATTTTTCCACTGACAAGGCCATATGCATTGACTCTTGGCCTTCTGAGCAACACAGACTTATCTACACTACCACTTTACTGCTCTTGCAGTATTGCATCCCACTGTTCTTCATTATACTTTGCTACCTGCGTATCTACTTACgtctacagaaaagaaaggacatGTTTGAGAAAAATGAATATACCAACCGAGCAGTTCATCTGAGAAggataaatattttgttagcATCCATGgttgctgcttttgctgtttgctggcTGCCACTGCATGTTTTCAACACCATCGTGGACTGGAATTACAAAATCATTTCACCTTGCCACCACAATCTGATCTTCTCATTGTGCCACCTGGTAGCTATGGCTTCCACCTGTGTCAACCCTGTTATCTATGGTTTCCTAAATAGCAACTTCAAAAAAGAAGTGAAGTCACTGATTCTGAGCTGCCAGCATAATTCAGTAACTGCATCAATGGAAGAATATGATCATTTACCTTTATCCACCATGCAGACTGAAATTTCCAAGGGTTCGCTGACATTGAACTGCAGGCATAATTCTATCTAGCTACTAGTAAATATTTCAGAGGGGTGCCTTGACACCATACCAATAAATACCTTCAGGTATAAAAAGCAACTGGTGATGCCATAGCTGGGATGTGAACAGGAACCCATTACTGCCTGATTTTTGGAAGAACAGGCAGAGGAACGTCATGAGTGTATACAGTAGCTCCTATGGTACACAAAGTTGTTCATGTCGTTAAGATGGTAAAGACACTGAGGAGACTGGTCGGATATATATGTGGCTGCTCTAACAGATCAGTGACTAAGCTGTGGCTGCACATAGACTGACATGGGGTTCACCAGCTAAGATCACATCTCTACCATGGCTGCAGTAGAAATCCAGACTTCCAGtttcagcactgcaggcagccaAAAATTGCATTAGAGAAGACTCTCTCAGTTTTTCAGTATTAGATTTTTATGCACAGCTGACATCAGTGGAACAGAGACTTGTAAATATATAGATTTTTGTGCTTTACCAATTCTCACAGTCCAATAGGTAACAGTGATCTTTCAGCAGATCTAGCTCACGTCAAACAACTAGATGTTTGTAAGAAACTTCTCTCTCTGTCATATTGGCTAGGTAATAGCCATTGCCTCTGCAAGTAGGGACACAGAACAATGACCCTGCTGTGTAAAGACTACTTATTTATCGAGGGATGGTGGCAAATGAAAAAGTTTTACTCAATGGATTAAactcttaaaatacatttagatGGTGCTGAGTGCTGTATTTAAGCAAGTGAAAAACAGTTGTAGAACTACATGAGTCAAGTTGACTTTGCAATTCCTGCTTCTGTCAGTCACAAAGCTCTGGTAAAACTGCATACCATGACAGTGCAAGGCAGCTGGATTACCGGAGTTGTTCCAGGTCTTGGTAGCAAGATGCcacttctccttcagcagctccttgaTACTTTAATTGCAAAGTATCTCATTCAGAAGGTCAAGACGGACATGAAAACATGTTTGTAGAAACCATGTATTTTCAGGTATGCTCCCAAAGAAAGAAGCGTGTGCATAGAGGCTTTCAGTTTCCCATTGAAATAAAGCCAGATGTCAGCAGTCCCAGCATCAGCAACAGAGATGGAGCTGAAATTCCAACTAATCAGTAGAAGGTCAATGAAAATACACAAGTGGAATCCAGGTCAGGTTGAAGTCAAGCTTTATGTAAACAGGTAGTATTGTCAATTGCTCTACCAAAGTGAGAGTCATGTTTTTTCAGATGtggtatttttactttttgtccACAAAACCTACAAACCATAAACTCAGTTTAACCTCTGGATCCAGAGACTTTGCTCAGAGACTACTGAGAAACCAAGATGCTATGACAAACAGTTGTTACTCATTGTAATTAATAGGTTTGCATTGAGTTGAAACTATCCAATGTATAGCTATGCCGACAGCTAGAAATCCATTAGCTGAATGTTCTCCGATTAGACAAATTAATaaataggagaggaaaaaattcttcccatGCTGTGGTCTGAGAGGTAATATGGATGTTGGACAGAGAATCTGAAGACAAGTGCTACCTTGCTACCTTGTGCTATAAGGTAGCAAGAGCTATCAACAAGTATGAGACCATATCCTCAGCTGGCAGAAACAGGACTTGATCCCTTGCCACAAGCTGGGTGCACAgaaatcagtggcaaaactTGAAGTTTGGACTTGAATTCTTGTGTGCAATGTTTTAAGGCAGAAGTTGCTTTGGTTCGGCCACCCTTCTAATTCTGTGCAGAACCTGTATCTCTCAGTAAGAGAGTTCCCATGTGATTGATTACCTTTTGTACCTCCCTCAATCacctggaaaaacatttttgcttcttcCAAATGGACTTCTGCTTTAGTTTCCCTTTGTTACTTGCCATGGTGTGATGAGAAgtcatttcttttaatgtgttGGTATACAATGTTGTTCCTAGACTGGATATTGAGTCTTAGAAACAGAACAAGAGAACTCTCATTTTATCTTATATGCATCTTGAAATTTGCTACTGTAGCTGCAACCAGAGCTGATACAACTTTGCAATGCTGAGTATTACAGTAACTCCTCCTCATTAGCTTGATTTATACTAAAACTGTTGTATTATTTGAGGGCTTAAATACTGCTTAAACTTTGTACTGTTTTTGTATTTAAGATCTATTTCATGCAATTAGACTCTAGTAGTTCTGCCTGTTTCCTGCAAGTGTTCTAATTCCAGCATTTAAGATGTGTTAAGCTATTGTAAAAATACTCTGCTAAACATGAACACTGAAGAGTGTCTGATACATGATCTTAAACATACAGTTTTTCAAGCACCAGTGTCTTAAATATAAACACAATTACCTTTAGAATCTGCACTTCACTTTCTAAGTGAAACCTTTTTAATAGAGCACTTACAGTATATCAGAGACCTGCCACTAGAGCTATGTATTGGCATTGTACATCAGGTCCCAGTTCTTCCTGCAAAGGGTAGGAATATCAGAGGaatctgactttttttaactgtatttcatGTGGCTATTTTTATCCATGATCACAAGTAAATATGTAAAGCAAGCAGATCCAACTTCACAGTAgtacagacagacagaaatgaaTGTATCTATCTCTAGTTATTAAGGGAAGTATCAAGTTTGGAGTCAAGTACTGTTTATTGCTAACAGACTTTGGACTGGGTAAACTAAAGGATTTAAACAGTAAAAGCCACCACACCACACCCATACATCTAACTGCAAAAATGCAGATCTTCAGAACTCCCAaccagctgctgcctggccaTCTGCTTAAGTACCATCCTGAGGTACCTGGTTTTCAACTTCTACAATTCTCTAGGTAACTAAATAAACTCTAGAGTAAACCctgaaaaaacatatatatCTAACTTCCAAAAGATCAAATATGCCATGTGTAAATCCTATCTTTATTTACACACTAGGCACCATGCTGGCATAAACAGCTGTAAAGGAAAGGTGCCTTTATcactttttcattctgtgtggACATCAAGGCTTATGGAGCTGTGCACAGATGCAGCAGAGGATATTATGCTTCTAGCTTTTAAGAGCTGCTGTAGCAACAGTTCTCTGTTCCCTGTGAAGGCAAAAGCACAAGGCTGGATGCAATTGTGCCTCCATGCTTGAAAGAGCCATTTTATTTGTCACTTTGAGGCTTTAATGCCACCAAGGGGAACTATTTCTTTGGTCCCAGCAGAGGGAATCAGAACAGAAATAGCTTACATCCATCTTATCCATTTGCAAACAACAAATAAGGTTCATATTTAAGAAGGATCAagcattttttgtgtttgttgtatACTGTGATGCTTTTGAGTATGCTTTTTACAAAGTTCTGCTACTGAGTTACAAAAGCAATGTTGGGAAAATACACAGAAGTTGTGCAAATTGTGAGTTTATATACAATTATAAGACCTTgccctgctttttatttttttctttttttaagctttttataATCCTGCCTCTTGTGACATGTTGTAAGAAGACAGCaagtttttcagaagagaaaacaacttATGGCTGTGATAAGTGGAATGCTATAGGGAGtctaacaataaaataaaatattgcctCTGTTACTTCATTTCTCTGTGCCTGCTTCTCTAAAATGGCGCAAAACTATTCATAGTATAAAGTAATTCAGATTTATCACTCAACTGGCATTTATcaagagaaaacaagttttaCAGTGTGATAAGAGGCATTGATATGTGAAGGATTAATAGTTTTATGTGTTATTCCGAACGACGGACAGCGGTGCAGCATAGCTAACcgaagaggaaaggagaggataAGTATCAAAAATTCAGCATGGGATTTTGGAATATTTCAATGCTAGGACTCAGCTCACCCTCACAGACTTCCCAGATACACAATAAACTGGGTCCTACATAGCATGTTGTCCTGGAATCCCAACCAGAAAATAACAGACACCGCAGAGATGAAAACTGATGTGGGACATTTGTTAAAATTTTATTGAACCTCAGAAATGCTTTAACTGGGTTAAAAGAATTGGTAAATTTCTCTGACCTGGGTTACCTGCCTCAACAGAAAGTAAACTAAGGTAGTAGAGATGACCATAGGTTGTGCTATGACCAGGTTATGTTTATTACATTTACATGCACAAGGAAAGAATACAATAGCAGTATGTGCTACCTGCCTGCCATGTTGTTGCATGTCATAAATGTGATTTAACCATCAACAGTGGTTCATAATGATGTCGTGACAGCAGTCAGTCAGGGTCTGCATCATAGATTTGCTGTTTGTTAACACAGCATATACACACACGTGAAGTATGACAGTCTAAGAGCTTATTGTAACTTAAAACGTCATACCTTAAAGACCCCTTAAGAGGTTATTTTACTTTGACATGCATGTCTTCTCATAAGAACAACTGACATTGCTTTTTACAGgtcattttcttcaaatttctAAATTCATTCAGATTTTCAGGGCAGTAttgattttaaacagaaatcattGTTGCTTAGCACCCATGGGTAATCTgggtttttcattttatgagCTTCAACATCCAAGTATCTTTTATGACCTTCCCTCACTTTCTGAGTTTGCTTTACAAAGTCACTTCTTTGAACTCAGGAAGTCATAAGTAGAGTAATTCAGAGATTTATACTTTTGAATAATGCCTTTTCCGGCCAGCCAATGCTCATTAGACCTTAGCCAGAATTATTTTGTTGTCCTTCCAATAAATGCTTAGTAAACACGAAGCCCAGTAGCAGCACAGAGATTATATGGTGGAAATCTGGGATTAAATTGAATTCCAGAGAGgtctgtttttttttatttataacttaAAAATACAAGACTCTACCAcccatatatataaaaaatactcAGTTAAATAGTGCTATAATATTCATCCCATATACTAGAAATACATTGTTCAATAGCAACTATTATACAGATTACCAGCCATACTACTAAAAAAAATTTATCTATGGTACACAAAATATAACactacacatttttttttttctacttactgGCAAAATATGATGGGTTATGTTAAAAATGGTGACAGCATAATATGAGTATTTTTTGAGGAATATCACAAACACAGATGCAGCCTAATTTTATTAGGCTCAAGATGCAACTTCTGACAACGGAAAGATAGATTTCATGAATCAAAAGCTATGATGACATACAGAACATGAAACTTGTCCTTTAACTCTTAAAAATAGGGCTAAGTTTTGTGCTTAAAGTCCCAGAAAAATATCCCAACAATCATCTGTCCTTTAAATATAATAGTTTTAGCTCATGAATTACTGGGTCCATTATCCAGACTACAGGAATGCAAAGTCTCCCTGTTGGCAGCTAGTGGGCAAATACTACTTCATCATTCATAAATATTTGTCTTGGTTCTATTTCATTACAAAGTGACTGCATGAAGAATGCAGTCatgggcagagccttgggcaacatagtttagtgcgaggtgtccctgcccatggcagagaggttggaactagatgatcttaaggtcctttccaacccaaaccattctgtgattctatgattctatgactgcaCTTGTCCCATGCTATGCCTTTAATAAGGTAATGAACATTGATTCATATAGTTGATAGGCTGACTTACTGGCTATAAGTAATTACATGTACcatgcatttctttaatttcaggACAGAATGTAGAAAAATTCCTGATATTCTAAGGACCAACATAACCACTTTCTGAAACACACTGCATTCACAGCAAAgagacagctgaaaaatactGGGGAGTTCTGGTCTTCTCAGCACGTACATTACATCCACAGGAATTAATATAGTCAAGCAGagagttttgtttaaaataatggcAAATACACAGACTGCTTCAGGAGCATAATGTAGCTGTACCACCAGGCCTGGGTTTTGGGAAGACTCACAGGATTCAAAGATAGCAGAAGCTGGTTAGCACTGTGGTTaagattttcaaagctgatGAAATCATCTAACACCACCAGTTCCGtttgaaatacagtgtttaCTCAACTCCATTAACCAGAAATACAGTCATACTGTTGCAAGTTGTGACGTGTCCTTTCATAATAACCCACATTTCCACAAGCAATCACAGAAATCCTCCATGGCACAACACACAACATGGCAACTTCACACCAAGCAAGCTCATCTTCACTAGCAGACCAAACAACAGGTCTGCTAGTAAATCTATGAACTGCTAATGCAGTTCCTCTCCCTCAAAAATAGTCTATGAAACATGGGTCTTAGTAGGATGAATATATTTCCATGCATTGCAAGGGAGTTTTGTGGCAGTGCAGTTGCATTCTGTGTCCAGGTGATTTGCTTACAGACTTAGGTCTGTaagggcagagcagagaggtCTTGAATAAGGAATATCTTACTATTTGCAGTAAGGAAGCAGGGAATTATGTGCCTGAGACAAAAGAAACTGTTCTACCTGTACTCAGAGAGACAGGCAATATATTTCTGAACAAAACCCTAATCCAGCACATGCTCAATTCTTTGCACTGCAAAATGGATGTATTACACTCCAGATTTGCAAAGGTTAAGTGAGGACAGTATGAGGCTTtattcttcaaaacatttttacttaTCAGTTTTCCACAAACCATAATTAGAAAAACAATATGCAAAGTATTCcagaaataatatataatatataaaacatgAATCATACGCCCATAAAATTTCTTAGGATCTGGGCCACGAAACAAGTGTACactatgcatttaaaaaagaattcattaagaaaatacacttttttattttgataatttcCAAGCAACAACTTACAAGGATGAAAATCAGTTCCTCATTCTGCAAACAGGCTGAATGCAGTAAAAAATTTGTTTACTTGAAACTATGTCAGCAATAGAGGTAGCTTGGTTTTAATCAGTACTTCCTAGGTTAGCACATTAGCTTTGCTAGAAAGAACATAAAGGAACAGTACACTAATGATAGATCTGTAGAGCACACAAATGCTCTTTTGTGACTGGACTGTAAGTAAATGGTATGATTTGGTGCTGTACAGAACAGCTAATAGCTTCTCTTAAGTGTAATAAGGAATGTGCCTCTATTTTAACCAGCTTAACTCAGTATCactttttacaaataaaattcaCATGAAAGTAGTAGTAGCAGGCATCTTGGCATACAGAGAGTGTATGTGAGCATAAGGAACAGATTTAAGACATTAACAGTAATCCTCTTGTATCTCAGAGATTGTGTAAAGTCTTTATCAGTTTCTTTTAGACCTGGAAATAAATCAATTGATGCTGTTCCTATGATTCAGCCATCAGCCAGACTGGCTGCATTCATTTTTTATCTCCATAGTCTGTCACTATAGTTAGGTAATGAAAATAACCACTGTGGTGCCTAGTTTAAGTGTGCTTATCAGTGGCAATCTCCCATTTTATGCTAAGAGCAAATGAtgtttaatatttccttttagaaCTAACCACAAATTAATAAGAGGTACAGGGCCAAAAAGTAGTACCAGCTTCCACAAACATCcattctttattaattttttttttaacagcatttatAGTATCTATTCAGGAAAATGCTATCACGTGTTTTGACAGAGGTTTACAAACCACTGCTGTGTTCAGAAACAATATCAGTGTTGCAACCTCTGTTAACATGCATTAATTGTGAGTAACTACCAGCAGCATCTCTTACAATGAGTTCCAGGCCTCCCAGTGCTATTGTGGTTCACAAATTAAGTGTAGGCAGCTACAGAGAACTCAGCTACAGAGAACTTCAGGAACACACTGACTTTGACACTACGGGGTGTTTTCCTACATGCCACAAACATGGATGTGCACATGCATTCAAGACTACAGTCACACAGCCACAGAGCACCATGAGACAGCAATGATATGCAGGTAATTAACTCCTGGGAAAATAATACACTAACAAATTAAACAGGTTTATACCttacctttctcttttcagaggCCTGAAGACACAGCTagataattttgtttctgcacCTGTGCTACAAATTAAGCTCCCCTCtacagcagaggctgtgctggaaagTAAAGAAGGGTCTCTCTCACACTGCCTATATACATCAGCTACTTAGCAGTCATACAAGAGTAAGGGGAAAGGTATTGCCTTGCCCAAGTTGCTGATGTACATCTAATTAAGCAGGCCTTTGGGGAAGCACAGGCTTAGCAGCACTtgctctgcagacagcagcagggactgggAAGGTGAACTGCTCACCAGTGATGATAAGACCAAGGAGATTCTGGAGATGGCCACAGCAGGATTTCGGGTGGAAAAGGGAAGTGGCAAAAAGCAGAGGTGTAAGGTTAGGAAGAACTTTCAGGATCCCATTGTGGAATATAGATGTCTAAGCTCCATCTAAATCTAGTAATAATTCAGAAATCTGAATTCAGCTCCAAAGTGACATGCTGAAGTCACACAAGGAGTTTGTACCTGAGCAGGTGTTGAACCCAGTCCTACACCAGCACAGTAGTCAATAATTCACTTCAAGCTTAACTGTACCTAAATCTCCAAAAACTGCAGCCCCAGCATCTTCAATTCAGAAGAGACCCAGAGAGTAAGAGCACTGAAAAGGAGATGAGGCTGTACAAGGTGACCTGAATACGGATGGGCAGTCACACAATTAGAGCAATTCCTCTTTTGGGGAGTTATTTGATTTTATAATTGACTTAGTTTGAATACTTTGTTTCTTGCAGGCTCTGTAGTACTAATGAGCCACCTAGCCCCTGAGGAACATGTACCTGTGCAAAACTTACTGGATACGCTTTCATGcaattttaattcttatttGATTCACCATTAGACCTTCTTGGCTGCATGTAAGGAAAGCATACTCCTTTTTTCAAGTTCTGCCTATCCCCATCAGAAGAATACCCAAGAGATTCAGTCAGCTGAAAAGAGATacctaatttttttaattaattaacatCAAATTAAAGATATtcctgctttcagcaggagATGGTGTAAGTCAGTTCACAATTAAACAGCATGTTAGATCCAGGCATCATACTGTCTCTTTCCAGCTGTCTCCCCATCCACTTGTTCATCATCTCATGTGCTGTGACAGTACATGCCAGCGGAGCTGGGAACTGCATAGCTGAACtgacatgcatttaaaaataacactcaaaaaaataaacattcttaaaaaaagagaaaactagtTATTTTTAACCTTGTCTTATCATTGATCCAGTTAATGTTGTGCCCTATAAATAGTTATATCACTGCAAGTAAAGAGACATTGACCTTGCagtatggaaaaaaagcagaaggggAATGTTGGGGACTGGGATTTCTTAAGCCTGCTTCAGCAAAGTCAACATTAAGCCTAACTAAACCCTCAGTCTCTGGATTTGTTCTTTACCCATACTGAGGGGAATGAGGTCAGAACCTTCACAGAATTGCCCAAGGTGAAAGGGACCTCCTGAAGTCATCCTGTCCAAACCCTGAGCTCAAGCAGGGTCATCATGTCCAGgtaggttttgaatatctccatAGATGGAAattccacagcctctctgggcaaccttgTACCAGTGCTGCCACCTTGCACAAGTAGATGTATCAATGCTTCATCTTATTATCTTAACGTACAGTCTTCAGTATGTCTGCACCAACTGCAATGGGATGTCATGGATTTACATCAACTAGAATTCTGTCccttactttgttttctttcactctaAGTTTCCCACTATATTTGAAATTGCAAATTCAGTCCTAGCTCAGCAGCAGGTTCATATTGCCTATGGTCATGTGCGTTTACAGGCCAAGACAGAGTCTTAAGTTTGAGCAGAAAGGGTAGTGCCTTTGAACTTCTTATTGAAGTTCAGGCCTAACTTGCAGGATTCTGTATTACCTTACAACAGCAGTTCTTGTTTGGTGGTCGTATCTCATTGGGCAAGGCTGAATATATAACCACAATGACATTGCCTTAAAAACCTAAGATAGAACAAATAGATCATATGTtagtaaaaaaaacaaacccaaaagctcAATGACAGTTTCACTGGGAATCTGTTTGAAcaaaagaagcatggccagcaggtcgagggagatGATTCTCCCCCTCCACTGCAatctcatgagaccccacctgcagtactgcattcagctctagggcccccaacacaagagggatatAGACCTGTTGGACAGAGTCCAAAGGatggccacaaagatgatcaggagGCTGCAGTACCTCCCCTATGAAGACcggctgagagagctgggattgttcagcctggagaagagcgaggctccagggagaccttacagcagcctttcagtacctaaagggggcctacaagaaatctggagagggacattttacaagcacatgcagtgacaggacaaggaggaatggctttaagatgaaaagaggggagattaaattagatattaggaagaaattctttcttgcAAGGGTgttgagacactggaacaggttgcccgggGAAGTTGTGTCTGCCCaattcctggaagtgttcaaggctgggttggatggagctttgaacaacctggtctagtggaaagtgtccctgctcatggcagaggggttggaactagatgatttttaaggtcccttccaacccaaaccattctatgatcctatgaacTCTCCTTGTAAGACCTGTTACTTGTTGCTATATTCCATATTCTTGCAAATAGCTTTATGATTAAAATGTGGtggtattttttgctttgttgtttgtttttt
This region includes:
- the NPY4R2 gene encoding neuropeptide Y receptor type 4-2, whose product is MNKTRAVNDGFPFLSSKNSSSNRSFPVHISNQCRNITDLTVFLATSYSLETVLGIVGNICLIAVIARQKEKANVTNILISNLIISDLFMCLVCLPFTVVYTMMDYWIFGEVMCKMTSFIQCTSVTVSILSLVLIALERHQLIINPTGWRPSISQAYLGIGVIWTLACLMSLPFLTTSILSNDLYEQLSHIMNFSTDKAICIDSWPSEQHRLIYTTTLLLLQYCIPLFFIILCYLRIYLRLQKRKDMFEKNEYTNRAVHLRRINILLASMVAAFAVCWLPLHVFNTIVDWNYKIISPCHHNLIFSLCHLVAMASTCVNPVIYGFLNSNFKKEVKSLILSCQHNSVTASMEEYDHLPLSTMQTEISKGSLTLNCRHNSI